From the genome of Candidatus Eisenbacteria bacterium:
GAATCTCTCTGATCAGGAGCTTGCTCTCTATGAAAGGGTTGCCCCGATACTGGAAGAAGGAATTCCGAACCCCGACCTCGTCATATATCTTCAGGCCTCCACGGATATTCTTATGGAACGGATTCACAAGCGAGGGCGCACCTTTGAACATGAGATTACACGGGACTACATTGAGGCGCTGAATGACGCATACAACTACTATTTCTTCCACTACACGGAAACGCCGCTTCTGGTCGTCGCGACATCTGAGATTGATTTTGTGGCAAACCCAAAACATCTGGCTGACCTCGTGGCCAGGATTCAGGGACACGAAAGCGGCACCACCTACTACACCCCTGCGGGTATTCTCTAGGGGCTAAGCCCAAGAGCCCGGGGAACACCGGAAGGACCCGGACATGTCTGAAGGGAAAGTCACAACCGAAACTGTAAAAGCCATGAAGGAAAAGGGAGAGCGGATTGCAGTGCTCACCGCGTATGACTACCCGACAGCCAGGCTCATGGATAGCTGCGGGATCGACATCATTCTCGTCGGAGATTCAGTC
Proteins encoded in this window:
- a CDS encoding deoxynucleoside kinase, translating into MKEASYVAIEGVIGVGKTSLARILSETFGAHLLLEKVEENPFLKDFYKDRKRYAFQTQMFFLFSRYQQQREYAQRNVFYQRTVSDYIFQKDRIFANMNLSDQELALYERVAPILEEGIPNPDLVIYLQASTDILMERIHKRGRTFEHEITRDYIEALNDAYNYYFFHYTETPLLVVATSEIDFVANPKHLADLVARIQGHESGTTYYTPAGIL